A genomic window from Coleofasciculaceae cyanobacterium includes:
- the ebsA gene encoding type IV pilus biogenesis protein EbsA has translation MSTIEELKPAGRADVIIYVPYYSKNKHSWLPQAIALYRHASLEGERQIEGGESIPFVASWYVSKLPSELTRCRLQFDGQAELSYEVTLSNSEFIDYLIDVIINFKGSNITDFPRSFYRKLLRFE, from the coding sequence ATGTCTACTATTGAAGAACTTAAACCTGCGGGAAGAGCAGATGTAATTATTTATGTACCTTATTATTCAAAAAACAAACACAGTTGGCTACCTCAAGCGATCGCTTTATACCGCCACGCATCCTTAGAAGGAGAACGACAAATTGAAGGCGGGGAAAGCATTCCCTTTGTTGCTAGCTGGTATGTATCTAAATTACCATCAGAGTTAACTCGTTGTCGTTTACAATTTGATGGGCAAGCTGAATTAAGTTATGAAGTAACTTTGTCAAACTCAGAGTTTATTGATTACTTAATTGATGTCATCATAAATTTTAAAGGTTCTAACATAACAGACTTTCCTAGGAGTTTTTATCGAAAACTATTGCGTTTTGAATAA